A stretch of Carnobacteriaceae bacterium zg-C25 DNA encodes these proteins:
- the rplN gene encoding 50S ribosomal protein L14 — protein sequence MIQTESRLKVADNSGAREVLTIRVLGGSNRKTANIGDVIVATVKQATPGGVVKKGDVVKAVIVRTKSGARRKDGSYIKFDENACVIIKDDKSPRGTRIFGPVARELRDNNYMKIVSLAPEVI from the coding sequence ATGATTCAAACAGAATCTCGTTTAAAAGTAGCTGATAACTCAGGTGCACGTGAAGTGTTAACTATTCGAGTTTTAGGTGGTTCAAACCGTAAAACTGCAAACATTGGTGATGTGATTGTAGCAACTGTTAAACAAGCAACACCAGGTGGAGTTGTTAAAAAAGGTGACGTTGTTAAAGCTGTTATCGTTCGTACAAAATCAGGTGCTCGTCGTAAAGACGGTTCATACATCAAATTTGATGAAAATGCTTGTGTTATTATTAAAGATGACAAGAGCCCACGTGGTACACGTATTTTCGGGCCAGTTGCACGTGAATTACGTGATAACAACTACATGAAAATTGTATCATTAGCACCAGAAGTTATTTAA
- the rplX gene encoding 50S ribosomal protein L24, whose translation MHVKTGDKVKVLAGKDKGKEGVITKAFPKKDRVIVEGVNIVKKHTKPSNTNPNGGIVEKEAPIHVSNVMLIDPSTNQPTRVGYKVVDGKKVRVSKKTGETI comes from the coding sequence ATGCACGTAAAAACTGGTGATAAAGTAAAAGTTTTAGCTGGTAAAGATAAAGGCAAAGAAGGCGTAATTACGAAAGCTTTTCCTAAAAAAGATCGCGTTATTGTTGAAGGTGTGAATATTGTTAAAAAACATACTAAACCATCAAATACAAATCCAAACGGTGGAATCGTTGAAAAGGAAGCTCCAATTCACGTTTCTAACGTAATGTTGATCGACCCATCTACAAATCAACCAACTCGTGTTGGCTACAAAGTTGTAGACGGTAAGAAAGTACGCGTTTCTAAAAAGACAGGCGAAACAATTTAA
- the rpsQ gene encoding 30S ribosomal protein S17 yields MTVERNQRKVYQGRVVSDKMDKTITVVVETYKTHPTYGKRVKYSKKFKAHDENNSAKMGDIVKIMETRPLSATKHFRLLEIVEESIII; encoded by the coding sequence ATGACTGTAGAACGTAATCAACGTAAAGTTTATCAAGGTCGTGTTGTTTCAGATAAAATGGACAAAACAATTACAGTAGTTGTTGAAACATACAAAACACACCCAACATATGGTAAACGTGTTAAATATTCTAAAAAATTCAAAGCTCATGATGAAAACAACTCAGCAAAAATGGGCGACATCGTGAAAATTATGGAAACTCGTCCACTTTCTGCTACAAAACATTTTCGTTTATTAGAAATTGTTGAGGAATCCATTATTATTTAA